A region of Vitis riparia cultivar Riparia Gloire de Montpellier isolate 1030 chromosome 1, EGFV_Vit.rip_1.0, whole genome shotgun sequence DNA encodes the following proteins:
- the LOC117921331 gene encoding uncharacterized protein LOC117921331, which produces MNETAINEEDYRMNTNPTSDKQVTQIGSFRTSSAQSAEILTMIDTNDEQKNPGTITDIVTDCDNQFNYFFMSIGASLVGFHTSIRSVIAVDGTFLKAKYLRTLFIAVCKDDNNQIYPLAFGIGDSENDASWEWFLQKLHDALGHIDDLFVISDRHGSIEKAVHKVFPYARHGICTYHVGQNLKTKFKNPAIHKLFHDATHAYRVSEFNFIFGQLEMIDPRAARYLMDIGVDRWARSYSTGKRYNIMTTGIVESLNVVLKNARDLPILQLVEELRNLLQKWFVTRQQQAMSMSIELTMWADGELHSRYNMSATYLVEPINSKECNVNYAGISAQILQHFMLHFVLQVFYY; this is translated from the exons ATGAATGAGACTGCAATTAATGAGGAGGATTATAGGATGAATACTAACCCTACTAGTGATAAGCAAGTGACCCAAATTGGCTCATTCAGAACTAGTTCAGCTCAGAGTGCAGAAATCTTGACCATGATTGATACAAATGATG AGCAAAAAAATCCTGGTACCATTACTGATATAGTTACTGATTGTGATAATCAATTCAACTACTTTTTTATGTCGATTGGTGCATCTCTCGTTGGGTTTCACACATCAATAAGGTCTGTGATTGCAGTTGATGGGacatttttgaaagcaaagtaCTTAAGAACTTTATTTATTGCAGTGTGTAAAGATGACAACAATCAGATATACCCTTTAGCCTTTGGGATTGGTGATTCAGAAAATGATGCCTCATGGGAGTGGTTTTTACAAAAACTGCATGATGCACTTGGAcacattgatgatttgtttgtgaTATCAGATCGACATGGTAGCATTGAGAAAGCAGTACATAAAGTATTTCCCTATGCGAGGCATGGTATCTGCACTTATCATGTTGGacaaaatttgaagacaaaGTTCAAGAATCCTGCAATTCATAAGTTGTTCCATGATGCTACCCATGCTTATCGTGTTTcagagtttaattttatatttgggcaACTAGAGATGATTGACCCAAGAGCAGCAAGATATTTGATGGATATAGGTGTTGATCGATGGGCACGTTCATATTCTACCGgaaaaagatataatatcatGACGACAGGGATCGTTGAAAGCCTTaatgttgtgttgaaaaatgcTAGAGATCTTCCAATTTTGCAATTGGTTGAAGAATTGAGAAActtacttcaaaaatggtttgtgactcGTCAACAACAAGCAATGTCAATGTCAATTGAACTTACCATGTGGGCTGATGGAGAACTTCATTCGAGGTATAATATGTCAGCAACATATCTAGTGGAACCTATCAACTCCAAGGAGTGTAATGTTAACTATGCTGGCATTAGTGCTCAA ATTTTACAACATTTCATGTTACACTTTGTGCTCCAAGTATTTTACTACTAA
- the LOC117924405 gene encoding probable beta-1,4-xylosyltransferase IRX10L — MGVWIWVLVFGFVWGIGAHGLDRHPHTERISGSAGDVLEDDPVGRLKVFVYELPSKYNKKILQKDPRCLNHMFAAEIFMHRFLLSSPVRTLNPEEADWFYTPIYTTCDLTPNGLPLPFKSPRMMRSAIQLISSNWPYWNRTEGADHFFVVPHDFGACFHYQEEKAIERGILPLLQRATLVQTFGQRNHVCLNEGSITIPPYAPPQKMQAHLIPQETPRSIFVYFRGLFYDVNNDPEGGYYARGARAAVWENFKDNPLFDISTEHPTTYYEDMQRAIFCLCPLGWAPWSPRLVEAVIFGCIPVIIADDIVLPFADAIPWEEIGVFVAEEDVPNLDTILTSIPPEVILRKQRLLANPSMKQAMLFPQPAQSGDAFHQILNGLARKLPHNKNVYLKLGENALNWTAGPVGDLKPW, encoded by the exons atgggggtttggatttgggttttggtttttgggTTTGTTTGGGGAATTGGTGCTCATGGGCTTGACCGTCATCCACATACGGAGCGAATTTCAG GAAGTGCGGGTGATGTTTTGGAAGATGATCCAGTAGGAAGGTTGAAGGTTTTTGTGTACGAGCTTCCAAGCAAATACAACAAAAAGATCCTTCAGAAGGACCccagatgtctcaaccatatgttTGCAGCTGAAATTTTCATGCATCGGTTCCTCTTGTCCAGCCCTGTTCGAACCCTCAATCCTGAGGAAGCAGATTGGTTTTACACTCCAATATACACAACTTGCGACCTTACACCGAATGGCTTGCCATTGCCCTTCAAATCACCAAGGATGATGAGAAGTGCAATACAGCTCATTTCTTCAAACTGGCCTTACTGGAATCGGACAGAAGGGGCTGATCACTTCTTTGTTGTGCCTCATGACTTTGGAGCCTGCTTTCATTACCAA GAAGAGAAAGCTATTGAACGGGGGATTCTCCCATTACTCCAACGTGCAACCTTGGTTCAGACTTTTGGACAAAGGAACCATGTGTGCTTGAATGAGGGTTCAATCACAATTCCGCCATATGCTCCCCCACAAAAAATGCAGGCCCACCTAATTCCCCAAGAAACCCCTCGGTCCATCTTCGTTTACTTCCGTGGTTTGTTTTATGATGTGAATAATGACCCTGAAGGTGGTTACTATGCAAG AGGTGCAAGGGCAGCAGTTTGGGAGAACTTTAAGGACAACCCGCTCTTTGACATCTCCACTGAGCACCCAACGACATATTATGAAGACATGCAACGTGCTATTTTCTGTCTATGTCCCCTGGGTTGGGCCCCTTGGAGCCCCAGGCTAGTTGAGGCAGTGATATTTGGCTGCATCCCTGTCATCATAGCAGATGACATTGTCCTACCCTTTGCCGATGCTATCCCATGGGAGGAAATTGGAGTGTTTGTAGCAGAAGAAGATGTCCCTAACCTTGACACCATCCTTACATCCATTCCACCAGAAGTAATCCTACGAAAACAGAGGCTGCTAGCTAATCCTTCAATGAAGCAGGCAATGTTGTTTCCCCAGCCTGCCCAATCAGGAGATGCTTTCCACCAGATACTGAATGGTCTAGCTCGCAAGTTGCCGCACAACAAGAATGTTTACTTGAAGCTTGGGGAAAATGCCTTAAATTGGACAGCGGGGCCTGTAGGAGACCTGAAACCATGGTGA
- the LOC117917691 gene encoding transaldolase: MASISKLVSPSPVSSSSVSGSLKSRSLQPKCLIDFHSRDVFNARVSSSRLSVRNDVVRGSLIVRCSQLEGNGSQIKRTTLHDLYEQGGQSPWYDNLCRPVTDLLPLIASGVRGVTSNPAIFQKAISSSNAYNEQFRELVLAGKDIESAYWELVVKDIQDACRLFEPIYDETDGGDGYVSVEVSPKLADDTVGTVEAAKWLYKVVDRPNVYIKIPATAPCVPSIKEVISLGISVNVTLIFSLPRYEAVIDAYLDGLEASGLSDLSRVTSVASFFVSRVDTLIDKLLEKIGTPEALDLRGKAAVAQAALAYQLYQKKFSGPRWEALVKKGAKKQRLLWASTSVKNPAYPDTLYVSPLIGPDTVSTMPDQALQAFVDHGVVSRTIDSNVSEAEGIYSALEKLGIDWGYVGSQLELEGVESFKKSFDSLLDSLQEKANSLKLVSL; the protein is encoded by the exons ATGGCTTCCATTTCCAAGCTTGTAAGCCCTAGtcctgtttcttcttcttctgtttcTGGTTCTTTGAAGTCCAGATCTTTGCAGCCTAAGTGTTTGATCGATTTTCACAGCAGAGATGTTTTCAATGCTAGAGTTTCGTCTTCTAGGTTGTCCGTTCGGAACGACGTCGTCAGGGGATCATTGAT TGTCAGATGTTCCCAACTTGAGGGAAATGGAAGCCAAATAAAGAGAACAACTCTTCATGATCTCTATGAGCAGGGAGGGCAGAGCCCATGGTATGATAACCTCTGCAGGCCTGTTACCGATCTCCTTCCACTGATTGCAAGTGGTGTCAGAGGTGTAACTAGCAACCCAGCG ATTTTCCAGAAGGCGATATCATCTTCCAATGCTTACAATGAACAGTtcag GGAACTTGTACTAGCAGGAAAAGACATTGAAAGTGCATACTGGGAGCTTGTGGTGAAGGACATCCAAGATGCGTGCAGACTTTTTGAGCCAATCTATGATGAGACGGATGGAGGAGATGGCTATGTTTCTGTTGAAGTTTCTCCAAAGCTTGCTGATGATACTGTAGGGACTGTAGAAGCTGCAAAATGGCTTTATAAAGTGGTTGATCGCCCTAATGTCTATATAAAGATCCCGGCGACAGCTCCATGCGTCCCTTCAATCAAGGAAGTTATTTCACTTGGCATTAGTGTCAATGTAACT CTTATATTCTCTCTCCCGAGATATGAAGCTGTCATTGATGCTTACTTAGATGGGCTTGAGGCTTCTGGGCTAAGTGACCTCTCCAGGGTTACAAGTGTTGCCTCCTTCTTTGTCAGTCGGGTAGACACCCTCATTGACAAGTTGCTTGAGAAAATTGGAACTCCAGAGGCCCTTGATCTCCGAGGAAag GCTGCAGTAGCTCAAGCAGCACTGGCATACCAGCTCTACCAGAAGAAATTCTCTGGGCCTAGATGGGAAGCTCTGGTGAAGAAAGGTGCCAAGAAACAGAGGCTGCTGTGGGCTTCAACCAGTGTCAAGAATCCTGCCTACCCTGACACACTATATGTGTCTCCTCTTATTGGACCCGACACG GTTTCAACCATGCCCGACCAAGCTCTCCAAGCATTTGTTGACCATGGTGTTGTTTCAAGGACAATTGATTCCAATGTATCTGAAGCTGAAGGCATTTACAGTGCACTTGAGAAGTTGGGGATTGACTGGGGCTATGTCGGGTCTCAGCTGGAACTTGAAGGAGTGGAGTCTTTCAAGAAGAGCTTTGACAGCCTGCTTGATAGCCTGCAAGAGAAGGCAAACTCCCTTAAACTGGTTAGCCTGTAA